The following is a genomic window from Pelomonas sp. SE-A7.
GGCCAGGTCCGGCCGACCGGTGACGCGGGCGATGTGCTGCAAGGCCGGCCAGAGCACGGCGCAGCGGCCGGTCTCGTTGGTCTGTGTGCTGCGTCGGCGCAGCGTCTCGACGAGTGCATGCCGATGGCGTTCGACGAAGTCGAGCAACAGGGCTGGCAGCTCGGCGTCGGGCGCCCGTTCGCCGCCGACGCTGCCGTAGTAGGCCGCCAGCCCATGTCCCACCGCGGCCAGTACTTGCTCATGCAAGGCGGCCAGCAACAGCACGGGCTTGCGCTGCGTGGGCGGGGCTTCGTCCATCAGGGCCAGCAGCTCCGGCGTCGCGGCGATGCAGCGGCTCAGCGCCTGGTAGAGAGGATCGTGGGGGCATTCGCGCTCGGCGAACCGGCGAAAGAATTCGGCGATGTCCATGGCCCGCAGCCTAGGGCCAGGTCGGGTAGCGCCAGGCAGCCGATCCGGCATGAAGCCATGCGCCCGGGTTTGCGCCAATGACGGGGCCGTCCGCTCGGCCGGACACTGCCGCCCAGTCCGGGCTTGCAGGAAAGAGTGACATGAACGACGTCGTCAGCACCAACGACAGCAACGACCGCACGCTGGCCATCCTGGCCCACATAGGCGGGCTGTTGACGACCTGGGTCGCGCCGCTGGTGATCTATCTGATCAAGAAGGGCGAGCCCGGCGGCGGCGGCTTCGCTGCCGACCAGGCCCGCGAGGCCCTGAACTTCCAGCTCACCGTTTTCATCGCCTACTGCGTCTGCTGGGTGCTGGCCTTCGTGCTGATAGGTATCCTGCTGTTCTGGGTGGTCGGCCTGGTGAACCTGGTGTTCTGCATCGTGGCCGCGGTCAAGGCCAGCAGCGGCGTGGCCTACCGCTACCCGTTCGCCTTCCGGCTGATCAAGTAATCAAGCGCCCAGCGCCGCCTCGATGTCGGCGCGCAGCTTTTCCGGTTCGTCGCCGGGCGCATAGCGCTTGAGCACCTGGCCATTGCGGCCGACCAGGAACTTGGTGAAGTTCCACTTGATCAGCTCGGTGCCCAGCAGGCCGGGCTTCTCGCCCTTGAGCCATTGCCACAGCGGATGGGCGCCTTTGCCGTTGACCTTGACCTTGGCCATCATCGGGAACGAGACCCCGTAGTTCAGCTCGCAGAACGAGGCGATCTCGTCGTTCGTGCCCGGGTCCTGGCCGCCGAACTCGTTGCTGGGGAAGCCGATCACCACCAGGCCGCGGGCGGCGTAGTCCTTCCACAGCTGCTCCAGGCCCTGGAACTGGGGCGTGTAGCCGCAGGCGCTGGCGGTGTTGACGATCAGCAGCACCTTGCCGCGCTGGCTTGCCAAGTCGGCCGGCTTACCCTCGATGGACAGGGCGTGGAAGTCGTAGATGCTGCTTTCGGCCATGGCCATGCTCCGCGGGAGAAAGGGGCGATATTAGGGCCGGTTGGATCGCCGCAACACTTGGGTCTTGTCCTCACGATCAGGGCTGGCAAAGCCAGGGGCCACCGCCACAATGCCCCCCGGGGTTTACCGCATGGCGGACCGAGGGAGGCAGGCCTTCCAATCGGGGCGCCGTTCAATCCCTCGCTGTACTTCGATAGTCTCGCGATATGGAGCCTGCCTTTGGATCACCTGGCCTGTTTCTCGCCTGAAGATTTGCGGTCCAAACCGGCCGCCCTCGAGGGTTTCCGCTGGCGCCTCTTGGCCCAAGGTGATTCGTGGTTCTCCACCGCTGCGGCGCAAGCCCACGGCAATCTGCTGCAGGAGCTGATGTTCAAGCAGCCGGCCGCGGCGCTGAATTGCGCGGGCCGGGGCGAATCACTGTCCCATGTGGTGGATCTGGAAGCGGCCCCCGAATTCGTGCGCCTGCTGGGCGACACCTCGGCGCCGGCGTGGGACGGCATCCTGCTGTCGGTCGGCGGCAATGACGTGATCGCCGCCGCTCAGACCCCCGCCCATCTGCCCGACGGCAGCGAGGTGCCGCTGGAAAAGCGCCTGCTGCGCCGCCAGACCGAATGGGGCCCGCCCTCGGCCGGCGTCGGCCGCTATTTCTCGGAGCCGGGCTGGACCACGCTGGCCGACTACCTGCGCACCAATCTGCGCCACCTGATCAGCCTGCGCGACCAGGGACCCAGCGCCGGCAAGCCGATGTTTGTCCACTGCTATGCCGTGCCCATGCCGCGCCCGGCGGCTGCCGAGGACGGTCGCGGCCCCTGGCTCTATCCCATGCTCAAGGCCTATGCCGTGCCCAGCGCCGACTGGCTGGCCGTGAGCCGCCTGATGGTGATGCACCTGGCCCAGCTGCTGAAGAGCCTGGCGGCCGACAAGGAGCAGTTCCCGCACCTGCATGTGTTCGACAGCACCTCGGTGCCCCTGGCCACGGCCACACCGGGCTCCAGCGGCGTCAGCGGCGACTGGCACAACGAGATCCATCTGAACCACAGCGGCAGCTTCAAGATTGCCCGGGCCTGGTCCGAGGCGATCGAGAACGTGCTGGTGGGGCCGCCGCCCAAGCCGGTCAAGGCAGGCAAGGGTCGCTAGGCAACTCATTCGGGCCGAGCGCCGGGCCGCTCCCAAGCCGGCCCCTTGTGGCGATGTGATTGCCGGTCGATCCGGCAAGCATCGCCGTCCCCTCGGGGGACCGGCCAAGGTACCCCTTGGCCGAGGGGCTCAATCAATGCCCGCAGTCGCTGCGGGCGATCTCCAGCAGGCGTTCGACCTCGGGGCCGTGCTTGACGCAGTTGTTCTGGTGCCAGCGGCG
Proteins encoded in this region:
- a CDS encoding DUF4870 domain-containing protein, which gives rise to MNDVVSTNDSNDRTLAILAHIGGLLTTWVAPLVIYLIKKGEPGGGGFAADQAREALNFQLTVFIAYCVCWVLAFVLIGILLFWVVGLVNLVFCIVAAVKASSGVAYRYPFAFRLIK
- a CDS encoding glutathione peroxidase, with amino-acid sequence MAESSIYDFHALSIEGKPADLASQRGKVLLIVNTASACGYTPQFQGLEQLWKDYAARGLVVIGFPSNEFGGQDPGTNDEIASFCELNYGVSFPMMAKVKVNGKGAHPLWQWLKGEKPGLLGTELIKWNFTKFLVGRNGQVLKRYAPGDEPEKLRADIEAALGA